The DNA segment TTGCTGTAACGAAAATGAAGTGGGCGGTATAATGAAAACCTTAAGTGGGAAAGAATTTAGACAATTATTTAATCGTTGTGATACAGGATTCTATCTGAGTGAGTTTGAATACTTAAAGGCCGTTGATCCTTTGTTTCCTGTATGCGTAGGGAAAGAATTAAAACCGGGTTATAAGCGAAAGATTGATGTATGGTGCGAAGAGGATGCAGCACTATATGCAGAATTCATAGCTAAAAAAGAAAGGCTGAAAAGGGACCGATTAATCCTAAAAGTAAACCAGGTGTGGTCGCGGATATATCCAGCTTATATTTATGCCATAGAAGAAAGAATAAATGTCAGGGCGAAAGGTAGCGAGTCGTTTAAGAAAGAAACTGCTCATGAAAAGCAATGTAAACTTTCCATAAAGCTTGAAGTTTTGAAAGAACTAGAATGTGAAGTAGCTATGATTAAAAGTGAATTTGAAATTGCAAAAGACGTTATGCACTATTTTTATATGATTTCTGATGTTGAAGACTATATAAGTGAGTGTGGCTACTTTATTTTTTCTGCTGCTGAGGTTGTTAAGGGGATGATTCAATGTATTGGTTACATCGACAAAGATAGTAACGCAAGGTGTGAAGAATTTTATTCAGGAAGCTATGAATGCCTAGATGATGATCAGGAAACTTTGGATTTTTTAAATGAATCCTGTGCAGAGGGCATAAAGGCTGATAACAGTCTCATTAGGGAGAATGAAACATTGGCCTTATCCCTGAAGGAATCGCATCAACTTCTCGTGTCAAGAAAGGATAACAAGTGAACCAGTGTCGGGAGCCGCAGCACTAATATGGGCTGCAACACCAATCATCGTGACGGCACTTTCTCCTTCATCACTTGGCCCAACAGTTGAGCATTTACACCGAGAGCAAAGATAGCTGGCATGTAGAGCCAAATCATTTTTCGTTCGTTTATTAAATCATCCCGGTTTCTTGTCATTAAATATCATTATCCGATTCGTAGTTCGTTGATTTTTATCTCAACAGAAATAAATTGGTTGTTTCGACAGTACTGAATTACTAAATGTAATTTAGTTGGTGATGACTGGCAAACATAAAGTGATTAAGATGGCACCGATTCAACCGTGTCTAACTGTGCAGCATATTCCTGAAATATTCTGTCATATCTTTCTTCATCTTTAACCCTGCTTCTCTTATGTATAAAATCAGGAACAGGATTGCCTGATGCTCTGTAGCTAAATATCTGGTCTTGGATGGATCGTGTTGTCTTTAAGATCTTTTTTTGATCAAACTTAAGCGTTTCTGCAGCTTCACGAAGAGTATTTTCTATAACAAGTCGTAGCTCATCAGCACGAGCAACAGATTTTTTGTTCTCACTAACGTATCGATAATAGAACTGGTAAGTCGGGAGCACAATCGCTACAAATGCTATAAATTCTAAAAATGTTGGATTTGCAAAGATGAGTGTTATCGCAAACATGAGTATGTTCACTGTTAAAACAATACTTAAAAGCATTGATGTTTTTCTTTTTAGGTTTGCATCCCAACTCATATTTTTACTTTGGCATAGAAGCACCATTAGCAATGATGGGACTTTAAGCGGGGAATTTAGATACCAATCACGAATATTCTTATTACCTTCAGAGTCTAAGTACCTCTGAGCATACTCCATACATTCTGATATAGGTGTTTTTTTACCAGCAAGTATATCATTCCACTCCATGTCAAATAGACGAGTGTCGTATTCTTCTTGAATGCGAGCTGCTTTTTTCTTACAGTTACTGATATGTTCCAGTATAAAGTGGTTGATTATAAAGAATGCCAATCCGTAGATCGTAAGAAGTGTTTTTACCCAAGGTGCCGTATAACCCGGATAAAAACTCATTACAAAGAAAATGAATGATAGAACTGATGGCATAACTACTCCTGCGCAAAAACTTTTCATCAGAATAGCTTTTACATCAGAATAGATCTGACGCTGACCAGCCAGAAGTTTGAGCATATGAGGTTCATTTTGTTTTTCATAGAAACCGTTCATTATGCGTCACCTACAGGAAAATCTTTACCTAATACTTTCTGCCATATTTTCCCTGATTTTTCAGGGTCATCAAATTCAATTGATAGAGCCTCTTTTGCATTGTTGGCATCTTCAAGTGCCATTTCGCGCACCTTTTCCTGCTCCTCTGAACTTAAATTATTTATATCACCTTGGAAGTTTTTTTGATCTCCAACATAGCCAACTATCGCAGAAGCTAATGCTTGTAAAGCATCTGAAAATTCGACATCGAGATATTCTGACATTGAATCTTTCGCAAGTGCGTCATAGTGGTTGAGCATAATCGTTTCGAGTAAATACGAACCGATTGCCGGTACACCTCGTTTACGTTTCCAGTACTTAACTAATCGGATAACATTCAATACCTTACCACTATGTTTTTGGTTCACTGCGGTCGCACGGTCTTTATCAATACGTGGGTCGGTCTGTTTCCAGTTACCGTTGCCGTCTGGAATCAGGTAAAACGAGTTTCCATAGCTGTCGGATTTAGTGATGAAGGCAGGGACAATATCAAAATTCCATGTATAGGATTTCAGATTGAGAGTCGCTGCCTCTCCTTGACGCTTGCTATCAGCGGCTGCGTATTGAGGGACAGATTTCAGACATGAAACAAATTTGTTGACGATTCTTCGCGAATTTACCCACTCATTGGTATCGTTCAGATAGTTTTGGAAACGGGAATTAGCACCTGGGGATATAAAGAACGTGTTGCCGATTTGAGTGTAAGTACTGCCTTCAGCATGCATGACAATCATCATATCGATATCATCAAGTTCGCGAATTTTTGTTCTTCTGGAGAATGAACCAAACCACATTTTAGGCGTACTGCTTAAAAGTGGGAACTTATCATCTTTATCTGGAAAGCTGGTCAACTGCTCATCGACCAGCCAGTCACGGCTTCTTCTTCCACTACGTGTTTCATCTGCGTCCAGATTGACAAAGTTGTTCATGAGACTGTTGAAAGCAGTACTGACTTGATAAGGCATCTTTTTTTCCTTGTGCTGGTACTACGCAAAGTAAAAGTGACCCGTCTGAAGGGAATGCATATGGGAAATTACTTTTACTACATATGGTGCTTTTTTTTATTTTATACACACTATGTTGTGATTTTCATTAGGCAAGTTTTCATTTCTATTGATGTAGAACAAAGTAAAAGTGTGAATGCAGGAAGGATGCGGTATTACCGCGATTGTAAAATTTACATTTTAAATAAGGTACTAAAAATTATACTCACCGAGCTATGAGTATAGATTTAAGTCTACCTTAAATGTCATTAGCTGAATCTCCACGGGTAATCTAGATACTTCAGGGCCGTTGATAATATTGATTTTCATATTCCGTCGGTGGTATCTGATCGCTCGAGCCATACCGACGCTTACTGTTATAAAACATTGCGATGTAATCAAAAATATCGCTGCGGGCTTCTTTCCATGTTGCTAAAACCGTGGCGATTCAGTCCTCTGAATGACTGAGAATTCAAGCGACAATGCAATGTAGTGGCACTCTTATTATTACTTACTGAAGATGGGAGTAAGTTGGTTTGTACGAGCGCTCATAACTGATTTAATTGAAAACCATGAACAAGGTCAGGGAATCTTTTCAGGTATTATAAGAATTTGAGCAAGCTCGCTGGCATGGTGGTTTATTTGAAGAATCAGAAGGGAGTTGATAATGATTTTTCCTTCTCTAGACCGGACAACGACCTGATGCAGTTTTGCTGTGATGAATTCACCAGCTAGGTTTACAAGATGGGAATAATGTTAACTGTAGTTTGAAGACAAGTCGATACTGTAACCGTGACCGGAGGAATAGTGTGTTGCTAAGGGGAAATGTAAAACCGAATGTCGCTAACAAGGAACTGGCATGCTGAAGCGTAGATGGCCAGAAATCTGCCAGAGCGCCAGAAAGCAAAAAACCAGCCCGTAGGCTGGTTTCTTTGAATAGTGGTGCCCGGACTCGGAATCGAACCAAGGACACGGGGATTTTCAATCCCCTGCTCTACCGACTGAGCTATCCGGGCAACGGGGCGCATTAAACCGTATCAGCGGCGCCGCGTCAATAAATTTATCACTTTCATGGTTT comes from the Hafnia alvei genome and includes:
- a CDS encoding S-4TM family putative pore-forming effector gives rise to the protein MNGFYEKQNEPHMLKLLAGQRQIYSDVKAILMKSFCAGVVMPSVLSFIFFVMSFYPGYTAPWVKTLLTIYGLAFFIINHFILEHISNCKKKAARIQEEYDTRLFDMEWNDILAGKKTPISECMEYAQRYLDSEGNKNIRDWYLNSPLKVPSLLMVLLCQSKNMSWDANLKRKTSMLLSIVLTVNILMFAITLIFANPTFLEFIAFVAIVLPTYQFYYRYVSENKKSVARADELRLVIENTLREAAETLKFDQKKILKTTRSIQDQIFSYRASGNPVPDFIHKRSRVKDEERYDRIFQEYAAQLDTVESVPS